One segment of Pontibacter akesuensis DNA contains the following:
- the bcp gene encoding thioredoxin-dependent thiol peroxidase translates to MQLNIGDKAPEFEGKDQNGNTVKLSDYRGKKVLLYFYPKDNTSGCTAQACNLRDNHSALQQEGYEVIGVSTDSEKSHQNFVAKYELPFTLIADTDKQIVEQYGVWQEKSMYGRKYMGTMRYTFLIDENGVIADIITKVKTKEHTAQVLK, encoded by the coding sequence ATGCAACTGAACATCGGAGACAAGGCGCCTGAATTTGAGGGCAAAGACCAGAATGGCAATACTGTAAAACTAAGCGACTACCGCGGCAAAAAGGTGCTTTTATACTTCTACCCGAAGGACAATACCAGCGGCTGCACCGCCCAGGCCTGTAACCTGCGCGATAACCACAGCGCCTTACAGCAAGAGGGCTACGAGGTAATTGGCGTGAGCACCGACAGCGAAAAATCGCACCAGAACTTTGTCGCCAAGTATGAGCTGCCCTTCACTCTGATCGCCGATACTGACAAGCAAATTGTGGAGCAGTACGGCGTGTGGCAGGAGAAATCGATGTACGGGCGCAAGTACATGGGCACCATGCGCTACACGTTTCTGATTGATGAAAACGGCGTGATTGCGGACATCATCACCAAAGTAAAGACGAAAGAGCACACTGCACAGGTGTTGAAATAA
- a CDS encoding M23 family metallopeptidase, whose translation MKSNKKLLATAILAMFTGWGAMAQIAPEPGYFLFPIKPGERNFLSGTMGEIRSNHFHGGLDIKTEQRVGLPVHAAADGYISRVKQSSYGYGNIIYVTHPNGLVTTYAHLQEYYKPLANYMVQQQYEKQAFDLELFPEPGQFPVKRGDVIGLSGNTGGSGGPHLHFEIRDKEDRLYNPLKYKFAEVIDTTPPDIYSLGITPLNIYARVNNEFERAEFRTKQVGTNYTLTDTVYAHGLLGLDLLTIDRLDGAANKNGTQEVTLIVNGEPLYNHYIDQVPFELSRQVSQHINYEQYKRKGSSFQKAYVDYGNDLPLYKTKERYGRISVLSDSVYRIKLVTQDSYNNTSTLSFIVKGQKPKFTQTLAKGVKKPAISYEIMGNVLKISATDTGRTAQNIELYMGDKALMLVPSYMKNSTSVSLFDLRAGLPDSMRFCGISKALGLERMVPPNKEVLFTNRYAKVLFDKQSLYDTLYLKTSLENGVYTIGDYFTPLHKAIQVTIRPDTTGLDMKKAAVYFLGTGRGRGYTGGKWDGNTITFSTKNMGKFKVLEDTKAPTIKLMNKSPNLISFKIGDDLSGINSFNAWVNGKWVLMKYEHKDATIWSEKLDKNVPLSGEVVLKVKDNAGNEATYTGRI comes from the coding sequence TTGAAGTCAAATAAGAAATTGCTGGCTACGGCCATACTTGCTATGTTTACCGGCTGGGGCGCGATGGCGCAAATTGCTCCTGAGCCGGGTTATTTCCTTTTTCCGATAAAGCCGGGGGAGCGTAATTTCCTGTCGGGGACGATGGGCGAGATCCGCTCCAACCACTTCCACGGCGGCCTCGACATTAAAACGGAGCAGCGCGTGGGCCTGCCGGTGCACGCCGCCGCCGATGGCTACATTTCGCGGGTAAAGCAGTCGAGCTACGGCTACGGCAACATCATTTACGTGACGCACCCCAACGGGCTGGTAACGACCTACGCGCACCTGCAGGAGTATTACAAGCCGCTGGCCAACTACATGGTGCAGCAGCAGTACGAGAAGCAGGCCTTTGACCTGGAGCTTTTCCCGGAGCCGGGCCAGTTCCCGGTGAAGCGCGGCGACGTGATCGGTTTATCCGGCAATACGGGTGGCTCAGGCGGGCCGCACCTGCACTTTGAGATCCGCGACAAGGAAGACCGCCTCTATAACCCGCTCAAGTATAAATTTGCGGAGGTGATTGACACCACGCCGCCGGATATCTACAGCCTGGGCATTACCCCGCTGAACATTTATGCGCGCGTGAACAACGAGTTTGAACGCGCCGAGTTCCGCACTAAGCAGGTGGGCACTAACTATACTTTAACCGACACAGTGTATGCACACGGCCTGCTTGGCCTCGACTTGCTGACCATTGACAGGCTGGACGGCGCCGCCAATAAGAATGGCACGCAGGAAGTGACCCTGATCGTGAACGGGGAGCCGCTCTACAACCACTACATCGACCAGGTGCCCTTTGAGCTTTCGCGTCAGGTATCGCAGCACATTAACTACGAGCAGTACAAGCGGAAAGGCAGCTCCTTTCAAAAGGCTTATGTAGATTACGGCAACGACCTGCCGCTCTACAAGACGAAGGAGCGCTACGGCCGCATCAGCGTGCTGTCAGACTCGGTGTACCGGATAAAGCTGGTGACGCAGGACTCCTATAACAACACCTCTACCCTAAGCTTTATCGTGAAGGGGCAGAAGCCGAAGTTTACCCAAACCCTTGCCAAGGGCGTGAAGAAGCCGGCAATCAGCTACGAGATCATGGGCAACGTGCTTAAGATCAGTGCCACCGACACCGGCAGAACCGCTCAGAACATTGAGCTGTACATGGGCGACAAGGCGCTGATGCTGGTGCCGAGCTACATGAAGAACTCCACCTCCGTCAGCCTCTTTGATTTAAGGGCCGGTCTGCCTGACTCCATGCGTTTCTGCGGCATCAGCAAAGCGCTTGGCCTGGAGCGGATGGTGCCGCCCAACAAAGAAGTGCTGTTTACGAACCGCTACGCCAAGGTGCTTTTCGACAAGCAGTCGCTCTACGACACGCTCTATTTGAAGACCAGCCTGGAGAACGGCGTGTACACCATCGGGGATTATTTCACGCCGCTGCACAAGGCCATTCAGGTAACCATCCGGCCTGACACCACCGGCCTGGATATGAAAAAAGCGGCAGTATACTTCCTGGGTACCGGCCGTGGCCGTGGCTATACCGGTGGCAAATGGGACGGCAACACAATCACCTTCTCCACCAAAAACATGGGAAAATTTAAGGTGCTGGAAGACACAAAGGCCCCTACTATTAAGTTGATGAACAAGTCGCCGAACCTGATCAGCTTCAAAATCGGGGACGACCTGTCAGGCATCAACTCCTTTAACGCCTGGGTAAACGGCAAGTGGGTGCTGATGAAGTATGAGCACAAAGACGCTACCATCTGGTCTGAGAAGTTAGACAAAAACGTACCTTTGTCCGGGGAGGTGGTGCTGAAGGTGAAGGACAACGCCGGTAACGAAGCGACTTACACGGGCAGAATTTAA
- a CDS encoding fumarylacetoacetate hydrolase family protein has translation MKILAIGRNYAEHIAELNNEVPDEPVVFFKPDTAILRHNEPFYYPEYTSDVHYEVELLLRICREGKNVEKQFAHKYYDAIGLGIDFTARDLQTKAKAKGLPWTLAKGFNGSAPVSEFLPLSNFPDLKNINFSLSVNGEERQKGNSKMMLNSFDDIIAYISQFITLKTGDIIFTGTPEGVGPVKIGDRLEGYVEDKKLLDFEVK, from the coding sequence ATGAAGATATTAGCCATCGGCCGGAACTACGCCGAGCATATTGCAGAACTCAACAACGAAGTACCCGACGAGCCCGTCGTCTTTTTCAAACCCGACACAGCCATACTTCGCCACAACGAGCCTTTTTACTACCCCGAGTATACTTCTGATGTGCATTACGAGGTAGAGTTGCTGCTGCGCATTTGCCGCGAGGGCAAGAATGTGGAGAAGCAGTTCGCGCATAAGTACTACGACGCCATAGGCCTGGGTATTGACTTCACGGCCCGCGATTTGCAGACAAAAGCCAAAGCCAAAGGACTGCCGTGGACGCTGGCGAAGGGCTTTAACGGCTCCGCCCCTGTGTCCGAGTTCCTGCCCCTCTCTAATTTCCCCGACCTGAAAAACATTAACTTCAGCTTGAGCGTGAACGGCGAGGAGAGGCAGAAAGGCAACTCAAAGATGATGCTCAACTCGTTCGACGACATCATCGCCTACATTTCACAGTTCATCACCCTGAAAACGGGCGACATTATTTTTACAGGAACACCGGAAGGCGTAGGCCCGGTTAAAATTGGAGATAGATTAGAAGGGTATGTTGAAGATAAGAAGCTTCTTGACTTTGAAGTCAAATAA
- a CDS encoding M48 family metallopeptidase: MYKKIVAFTVAVVTMVACTTVPITGRRQLSLVPESVMQQQSYAAYDQVISESKISRDAQATAMVKRVGQRIQGAVERYMAQNGLQGELQGFDWEFNLIDDPQVNAWAMAGGKTAVYTGILPIAKNETGLAVVMGHEIAHAIAKHGSERMSQQLAQQFGGQTLSALAGTQPGAATNLVMSVYGVGSQLGLLKYGRTQESEADRLGLIFMAMAGYNPEEAVSFWKRMEAESGGQAPPEFLSTHPSAGTRQAALQKHMPEALQYYKAR; encoded by the coding sequence ATGTATAAGAAAATTGTAGCATTTACAGTAGCTGTGGTGACAATGGTAGCCTGTACTACCGTGCCCATTACGGGGCGTCGGCAGCTAAGCCTGGTGCCTGAGTCCGTGATGCAGCAGCAGAGTTACGCTGCCTATGACCAGGTAATCAGCGAAAGCAAGATATCACGCGACGCGCAGGCCACCGCCATGGTGAAGCGGGTAGGGCAGCGCATACAGGGCGCCGTGGAGCGCTACATGGCGCAAAACGGTTTGCAGGGCGAGCTGCAGGGGTTTGACTGGGAGTTTAACCTTATCGACGACCCGCAGGTGAATGCCTGGGCGATGGCCGGCGGTAAAACGGCTGTGTACACCGGTATTCTACCTATTGCTAAAAATGAAACGGGCCTTGCCGTGGTTATGGGCCACGAGATTGCCCACGCCATTGCCAAGCACGGCAGCGAGCGCATGAGCCAGCAGTTGGCCCAGCAGTTCGGCGGACAGACGCTGTCGGCCCTGGCTGGTACACAGCCGGGCGCAGCCACTAACCTGGTGATGTCGGTGTACGGCGTTGGCTCTCAATTAGGGCTTTTAAAGTATGGCCGTACGCAGGAGTCGGAAGCCGACCGCCTAGGCCTAATATTTATGGCCATGGCTGGATATAATCCCGAAGAAGCTGTATCTTTCTGGAAACGCATGGAGGCGGAAAGCGGTGGACAGGCGCCACCGGAGTTCCTTTCAACGCACCCAAGCGCGGGTACCAGGCAAGCCGCTTTGCAGAAGCACATGCCTGAGGCCCTGCAGTACTACAAAGCCAGATAA
- a CDS encoding 3'-5' exonuclease, whose amino-acid sequence MKLHLKRPLVFFDLETTGTDIGKDRIVEISCLKVMPGGEEILKTRRINPTVPIPLESSLIHKIYDEDVKDCPTFKEVAREFSKFLEGCDLGGYNLLRFDIPLLAEEFLRCDIDFDIENRHIVDACRIFHQMEKRTLSAAYKFYCNKSLENAHSAEADTIATYHILMVQLDQYQETPFETKEGLTEYPVQNDMAALHKFTVDKTADLSGRIVYNPAGQEVFNFGKYKNVSVEEVLQKEPSYYDWMMKSEFPLYTKKILTRIRLRSMQTS is encoded by the coding sequence ATGAAATTACACCTGAAGCGCCCGCTCGTTTTCTTTGACCTGGAAACCACCGGCACCGACATCGGCAAAGACCGCATTGTGGAGATCAGTTGCCTGAAAGTGATGCCCGGCGGAGAGGAAATCCTTAAGACCCGCCGCATCAACCCCACCGTGCCAATTCCGCTGGAGTCGAGCCTGATCCACAAGATTTACGACGAAGACGTGAAGGACTGCCCTACATTCAAGGAAGTGGCGCGGGAGTTCAGCAAGTTTCTGGAGGGCTGCGATCTGGGTGGCTACAACCTGCTTCGTTTTGATATTCCCCTGTTGGCCGAGGAGTTCCTGCGCTGCGACATTGACTTCGACATTGAGAACCGCCACATCGTGGATGCCTGCCGCATTTTCCACCAGATGGAGAAACGCACCCTGTCAGCCGCCTATAAGTTCTACTGCAACAAATCGCTGGAGAACGCCCACAGCGCCGAGGCCGACACCATCGCTACCTACCACATCCTGATGGTGCAACTGGACCAGTACCAGGAAACTCCTTTCGAGACAAAAGAGGGCTTGACAGAGTACCCCGTGCAGAACGACATGGCGGCGCTGCATAAGTTCACGGTCGATAAAACGGCTGATCTGTCGGGCCGCATCGTGTACAACCCAGCTGGCCAGGAGGTGTTCAACTTCGGCAAGTATAAAAATGTGTCGGTAGAGGAAGTGCTGCAGAAAGAGCCAAGCTACTACGACTGGATGATGAAAAGTGAGTTCCCGCTGTACACCAAGAAGATCCTGACACGCATCCGACTGCGCAGCATGCAGACGTCGTAA
- a CDS encoding UDP-N-acetylmuramate--L-alanine ligase, giving the protein MEKKDLKHIHLIAVGGSIMHNLALALHDKGLKVTGSDDEIFEPAKSRLAAEGILPSEEGWFPEKLDASVDAVILGMHARPDNPELKRAQELNIPVYSFPEFIYEQSKDKQRIVIGGSHGKTSITSLIMHVLQQLGRKFDYAVGAQLEGFNRMVKLTDDAPLIIIEGDEYLSDPIKRIPKFHLYHHHIAVISGISWDHINVFPDQDIYREQFRIFAEMTPKAGTLIYNQDDEQVQLVSVPRNPADISYIGYTVHEHSIKNGKTILHTKKEGDVEIQLFGEHNLRNISAAKEVCKKIGVKASDFYAAIQSFKGAAKRLEKIGESDSANIYRDFAHAPSKVKATSEAVKKQFPQRDLVAVLELHTFSSLNRNFIPQYAGALALADEPIVYFNPKTIEHKRMEMLTEQELKDAFQNPNLHIYTDSEALQQHLTSRNWQNANLLLMSSGNYNNMNLEALTQAVLNA; this is encoded by the coding sequence ATGGAGAAGAAGGATTTAAAGCACATACACCTGATTGCCGTTGGCGGCAGCATCATGCACAACCTGGCCCTGGCCCTGCACGACAAAGGCCTGAAAGTAACGGGCTCTGACGACGAGATTTTTGAGCCGGCCAAAAGCAGACTCGCCGCCGAGGGTATACTTCCCTCAGAAGAAGGTTGGTTTCCGGAGAAACTGGATGCCTCCGTGGATGCCGTTATACTGGGCATGCACGCCCGCCCCGACAACCCCGAACTGAAGCGGGCGCAGGAGCTCAACATTCCTGTCTATTCTTTCCCGGAGTTTATTTACGAGCAGAGCAAGGACAAGCAGCGCATCGTAATCGGGGGCAGCCACGGCAAGACCTCTATCACCTCGCTCATCATGCACGTGCTGCAGCAACTGGGCCGCAAATTTGATTATGCCGTGGGTGCGCAGCTGGAAGGCTTCAACCGCATGGTGAAATTAACAGATGATGCACCCCTGATTATCATAGAAGGAGACGAGTACCTCTCCGACCCGATCAAGCGCATACCCAAGTTCCACCTCTACCACCACCACATTGCTGTAATCAGCGGCATCAGCTGGGACCACATCAACGTGTTTCCTGACCAGGACATTTACCGCGAGCAGTTCCGCATTTTCGCCGAAATGACACCGAAGGCTGGCACGCTGATCTACAATCAGGACGACGAGCAGGTGCAATTGGTGAGCGTGCCGCGCAACCCTGCTGATATCTCCTACATCGGTTACACGGTGCACGAGCACAGCATCAAAAACGGCAAAACCATTCTGCATACGAAGAAAGAGGGCGACGTGGAGATACAGCTGTTTGGGGAGCACAACCTGCGCAACATTTCTGCTGCTAAGGAAGTGTGCAAGAAAATTGGTGTGAAAGCGAGTGATTTTTACGCGGCAATTCAAAGCTTTAAAGGAGCGGCCAAGCGCCTGGAGAAGATCGGGGAATCTGACAGCGCAAACATTTACCGTGACTTTGCGCATGCGCCTTCTAAAGTAAAAGCCACTTCAGAGGCGGTAAAGAAGCAGTTTCCTCAGCGTGATCTGGTAGCGGTGCTGGAGTTGCACACCTTCAGCAGCCTGAACCGGAACTTTATACCCCAGTATGCCGGTGCGCTTGCGCTGGCTGATGAGCCGATCGTATACTTCAACCCGAAAACCATTGAGCACAAGCGCATGGAGATGCTGACGGAACAGGAGTTGAAAGACGCGTTCCAGAACCCCAACCTGCACATCTACACCGACTCTGAAGCGCTGCAGCAGCACCTGACCAGCCGCAACTGGCAAAACGCCAACCTGCTGCTGATGAGCTCGGGCAACTATAACAACATGAATCTGGAGGCGCTAACGCAGGCGGTTCTTAACGCATAA
- the dnaB gene encoding replicative DNA helicase: MEEMKMNVRPAGNRNGWQKKAPVLSELGKKPPQALDLEEAVLGALMLEKDALTTVIDILRPQSFYKEAHQRIFRAILALFDKSEPIDILTVTHELREQGELEIAGGAYYVTQLTTRVNSAANIEYHARIITENSIKRDLISISSEVLSSAFEDTTDVFELLDKTEAKLYEVSESNIRKNFDDMRSLMHQAIKELEEKRKQADGLTGVPSGLMALDRVTSGWQKSDLVILAARPAMGKTAFVLSCMRNAAVDFNKGVAIFSLEMSSLQLVNRLISSEAELDSEKIKKGSLEEYEWAQLNHKIAKLTEAPIFIDDTPGLSIRELRTKCRRLKAQYDIQMIIIDYLQLMSGNADGKSNGNREQEIASISRAMKMLAKELNVPVIALSQLSRAVETRGGDKRPQLSDLRESGSIEQDADMVLFLYRPEYYGITEDEMGNPTAGVGEVIIAKHRNGSLENVQLKFIGKYTKFTNLDNDFGGDGMSGFNALPNSTFDADAPGSIRLGSRMNDGGNGGGGFPTSNFDEEPPF, from the coding sequence ATGGAGGAGATGAAAATGAATGTGCGGCCTGCGGGCAACCGGAACGGATGGCAGAAGAAAGCCCCCGTTCTTTCGGAATTGGGTAAGAAGCCACCGCAGGCACTGGACTTGGAGGAGGCCGTGCTAGGCGCTCTGATGCTGGAAAAGGATGCCCTGACCACGGTAATTGATATTTTGCGCCCGCAAAGCTTTTACAAGGAGGCACACCAGCGCATTTTCAGGGCTATACTGGCGCTGTTTGATAAGTCGGAGCCGATTGATATACTGACGGTGACGCACGAACTGCGCGAGCAGGGCGAGCTGGAGATTGCAGGCGGTGCCTACTACGTCACCCAACTGACCACCCGTGTAAACTCCGCTGCCAACATCGAGTACCACGCCCGTATCATCACGGAGAACTCCATCAAGCGCGACCTGATCTCCATCTCCTCAGAAGTGCTTTCCAGCGCCTTTGAGGATACTACTGACGTATTCGAGTTGCTGGATAAAACTGAGGCGAAGCTGTACGAAGTATCGGAATCCAACATCCGCAAGAACTTCGATGACATGCGCTCTTTGATGCACCAGGCCATCAAGGAACTGGAGGAGAAGCGCAAGCAGGCCGACGGTTTAACAGGTGTGCCAAGCGGTTTGATGGCGCTGGACCGTGTAACATCGGGCTGGCAGAAATCTGACTTGGTTATACTTGCCGCACGTCCGGCGATGGGTAAAACAGCCTTCGTACTGTCGTGCATGCGCAATGCCGCTGTTGATTTCAACAAAGGTGTGGCAATTTTCTCTCTGGAGATGTCCTCGCTGCAGCTGGTGAATCGTCTTATTTCTTCAGAAGCTGAGCTGGACTCGGAGAAGATCAAGAAGGGAAGCCTGGAGGAGTATGAGTGGGCACAGCTGAACCATAAAATCGCGAAGCTGACCGAGGCGCCTATCTTTATTGATGACACCCCTGGGTTGTCTATTCGTGAACTTCGCACCAAGTGCCGCCGGTTGAAGGCCCAGTACGATATCCAGATGATCATCATCGACTACCTGCAGCTGATGAGCGGCAATGCCGATGGAAAGTCGAACGGTAACCGGGAGCAGGAGATTGCCTCCATCTCACGTGCCATGAAGATGCTGGCCAAAGAATTGAACGTGCCGGTAATCGCGCTCTCGCAGCTAAGCCGTGCCGTGGAAACGCGTGGCGGTGATAAGCGCCCGCAGCTGTCTGACCTTCGTGAATCCGGCTCCATCGAGCAGGATGCTGACATGGTGCTTTTCCTGTACCGCCCGGAATACTACGGTATTACCGAAGACGAGATGGGCAATCCGACGGCCGGTGTAGGCGAGGTGATCATCGCCAAGCACCGTAACGGATCGCTGGAAAACGTGCAGTTGAAATTTATCGGTAAGTATACTAAATTTACGAACCTCGACAATGATTTCGGGGGAGATGGTATGAGCGGCTTTAACGCCTTGCCTAACAGTACGTTTGATGCCGATGCACCAGGGTCTATTCGCTTGGGTAGCCGCATGAACGACGGGGGTAACGGAGGCGGCGGCTTCCCGACATCCAACTTCGATGAGGAACCACCGTTTTAA
- a CDS encoding GNAT family N-acetyltransferase: MKRVDIVEIKELTAGQKRQVLQLWNQEYPVQLQYAALAAFEEYLKGLMQKRHYLLLSEAGEVCGWFFLFERAEETWFALLVDGKLKGRGYGKRLLRLVQEKESQLSGWVIDHDRDVKSNGEKYNSPLDFYLKNNFKVCPEERLGTEKISAVKIRWIRESNTTSC, encoded by the coding sequence ATGAAACGGGTGGATATAGTTGAAATAAAAGAATTAACAGCTGGCCAGAAAAGGCAGGTGCTACAGCTGTGGAACCAGGAATACCCGGTGCAGTTGCAGTATGCGGCTCTTGCTGCGTTCGAAGAGTATCTTAAAGGCTTGATGCAGAAGCGGCATTATTTGCTTCTTAGCGAGGCCGGAGAAGTATGCGGTTGGTTTTTTCTTTTTGAACGGGCGGAAGAAACCTGGTTTGCCTTGTTAGTAGATGGTAAGTTGAAGGGGAGAGGGTACGGAAAACGTCTGCTGCGCCTTGTTCAGGAAAAGGAGAGCCAACTGAGCGGCTGGGTCATAGATCATGATAGGGACGTGAAAAGCAACGGAGAGAAGTATAACTCTCCCTTAGACTTCTACCTGAAAAATAATTTTAAGGTATGTCCGGAGGAGCGGCTGGGGACGGAGAAAATATCAGCTGTGAAAATTAGGTGGATTAGAGAATCAAACACTACATCCTGTTGA
- a CDS encoding D-alanine--D-alanine ligase family protein, whose amino-acid sequence MKVGIFFGGPSREREISFAGGRTVYDNLDKALFEAVPVFVDSLGNFIRLDWQYIYKGTIRDFYPPVEALPESEHGLQIYLESLGELSIEEQDKIIAKAGKRLQPNEFKQYFDFAFLALHGPYGEDGSIQGLLEWYHIPYSGSGILPSAIGIDKAAQKELLKQNGFATPGYSLIKYSDWADHSKRESIFEQLVAQLGLPLVLKAPHQGSSIGISIVKEKDFTTFETGVDRSFFTKTIYKSQWLAMGEEKQLTSIKQLVDIREGIGMPVLLQDGSIIYHPEELFNHINHTFSSSATDSITLTNVEHEQQVLVEAFIQGKEFSCIVVQDEQGQPIALPPTEIVKGNEMFDYRSKYLPGLSRKITPINLPVEQIQQIRKDCSKLFKDFGFNVYARLDGFITETGDIFLNDPNTTSGMLPSSFFFHQAAEIGLNPSQFLTYIIRTSVAERLKTGKDTVKLTRLLQKLDKSIQEQQAHRHDKIRVGVIMGGYSSERHISVESGRNIYEKLSSSTKYEPLPIFLTGSNESHRLYTIPINVMLKDNADDIKEKVHYFEKGGKPHPVLAQITEEAESITRKYTGSTLQEPQRISYEQLKNLTDAVFIALHGRPGEDGALQAELEKLYIPYNGSGIRSSQITINKYETNEILAKHGVPVAKHAMALKEDWMQDKEAFFQGIEAAFPYPFIAKPADDGCSSAVKKIKNRQELAAFSHLIFREMEELDTECARTLSLGFKEEFPNKAGFLVETLISRNGAKHFLEITGGLLTKYDPDGTVNYEIFEASEALAEGEVLSLEEKFLAGEGQNITPARYAADPVRRQKISDKVKEDLRRVAQILNIEGYARIDAFVRVLENDEVETIIIEVNSLPGMTPATCIFHQTAINGYKPYDFIDRILQYGVERTKMKGQL is encoded by the coding sequence ATGAAAGTAGGAATCTTTTTCGGTGGTCCGTCGCGTGAGCGGGAAATCTCGTTTGCGGGTGGCCGTACGGTTTACGATAATTTAGATAAAGCACTCTTTGAAGCCGTTCCGGTATTTGTGGACAGCCTCGGCAACTTCATCCGCCTCGACTGGCAGTACATCTACAAAGGCACTATCCGCGACTTTTACCCGCCGGTGGAGGCACTGCCTGAGAGCGAGCACGGCCTGCAGATCTACCTGGAGTCGTTGGGTGAGCTGAGTATCGAAGAGCAGGACAAGATCATTGCTAAAGCGGGTAAGCGCCTGCAGCCAAACGAGTTCAAGCAGTATTTTGACTTTGCGTTTCTGGCGCTGCACGGCCCTTACGGCGAAGATGGCAGTATACAGGGCTTACTGGAGTGGTACCACATCCCGTATTCCGGCTCCGGCATACTTCCCTCTGCGATTGGAATTGACAAGGCGGCGCAGAAAGAACTGCTGAAGCAGAACGGCTTTGCCACGCCCGGTTACAGCCTGATCAAGTATAGCGACTGGGCCGACCACAGCAAGCGGGAGTCGATTTTTGAGCAATTGGTAGCGCAACTGGGTCTGCCGCTGGTACTGAAGGCGCCGCATCAGGGCTCTTCCATCGGCATCTCTATCGTGAAGGAGAAAGATTTTACCACCTTCGAGACAGGGGTAGACCGCAGTTTCTTCACCAAAACCATTTACAAGAGCCAGTGGCTGGCAATGGGCGAGGAGAAGCAGCTGACAAGTATAAAACAGCTGGTGGACATCCGTGAGGGTATCGGCATGCCGGTACTGCTGCAGGATGGCTCCATCATCTATCACCCGGAAGAGCTTTTCAACCACATTAACCACACCTTCTCCAGCTCCGCTACCGACAGCATCACACTTACCAATGTGGAGCACGAGCAGCAGGTGCTGGTAGAGGCTTTTATACAGGGCAAAGAATTCTCCTGCATTGTAGTGCAGGACGAGCAGGGACAGCCGATTGCCTTGCCGCCTACCGAGATCGTAAAGGGCAATGAGATGTTTGACTACCGCTCAAAATACCTACCGGGTTTGAGCCGTAAGATTACACCAATTAACCTGCCTGTAGAGCAGATACAGCAAATCCGGAAAGACTGCAGCAAGCTTTTCAAGGACTTTGGCTTTAACGTGTATGCGCGTCTGGATGGCTTTATAACGGAAACTGGGGACATTTTCCTGAACGATCCGAACACGACTTCAGGCATGCTGCCTTCGTCGTTCTTCTTCCACCAGGCCGCAGAAATAGGCTTGAACCCATCGCAGTTCCTGACTTATATCATCCGAACGTCGGTGGCTGAGCGTCTGAAAACCGGTAAAGACACCGTGAAGCTGACGCGATTGCTGCAAAAGCTCGATAAATCCATACAGGAGCAGCAGGCGCACCGGCACGATAAAATCCGGGTGGGTGTGATCATGGGCGGTTACTCTTCTGAGCGCCATATCTCGGTGGAGAGCGGTCGTAATATCTACGAGAAGCTTTCTTCGTCTACCAAGTATGAGCCGCTGCCCATCTTCCTGACGGGCAGCAACGAGTCGCACCGCCTGTACACCATTCCGATCAACGTGATGCTGAAGGACAATGCCGACGACATCAAGGAGAAAGTGCATTACTTTGAGAAAGGTGGAAAGCCGCACCCGGTGCTGGCGCAGATCACGGAAGAAGCCGAAAGCATCACCCGCAAGTATACGGGCAGTACGCTGCAGGAGCCGCAGCGCATTAGCTATGAGCAGCTGAAAAATCTGACCGATGCGGTGTTCATTGCCCTGCACGGTCGCCCGGGCGAGGATGGGGCACTGCAGGCGGAGTTAGAGAAGCTGTACATCCCGTACAACGGCTCTGGTATCCGCTCGTCTCAAATCACCATCAACAAGTATGAAACCAACGAGATACTAGCCAAACACGGTGTACCGGTGGCAAAGCATGCCATGGCCCTCAAAGAGGATTGGATGCAGGACAAGGAAGCTTTCTTTCAGGGTATAGAGGCAGCGTTTCCGTATCCGTTTATTGCCAAGCCCGCAGACGATGGCTGCAGCTCAGCCGTTAAGAAGATAAAGAACCGCCAGGAGCTGGCAGCGTTTTCTCACCTGATCTTCCGTGAGATGGAAGAATTGGATACCGAATGCGCCCGCACCTTGTCGCTTGGCTTTAAGGAAGAATTCCCGAATAAGGCAGGCTTTCTGGTGGAAACACTAATCTCCCGAAACGGAGCCAAGCATTTCCTGGAGATTACGGGCGGTTTGCTTACCAAGTATGATCCGGATGGCACAGTGAACTACGAAATATTTGAGGCATCTGAGGCATTGGCTGAAGGCGAGGTGCTGTCGCTGGAGGAGAAGTTTCTGGCGGGAGAGGGGCAGAACATTACACCCGCCCGCTACGCCGCTGACCCGGTGCGTCGCCAGAAAATTTCAGATAAAGTAAAGGAAGACCTGCGCCGTGTGGCCCAGATTCTGAACATCGAAGGCTATGCCCGCATCGATGCCTTTGTGCGCGTGCTGGAAAATGACGAGGTGGAGACGATCATTATAGAAGTGAACTCGCTGCCGGGCATGACGCCGGCCACCTGTATCTTCCACCAAACCGCCATTAACGGTTACAAGCCTTACGACTTTATCGACCGCATCCTGCAGTATGGCGTGGAGCGTACCAAGATGAAGGGACAGTTATAA